A window of the Helianthus annuus cultivar XRQ/B chromosome 4, HanXRQr2.0-SUNRISE, whole genome shotgun sequence genome harbors these coding sequences:
- the LOC110936870 gene encoding uncharacterized protein LOC110936870 produces MTTTTTVVWWWCYDETEREKGERRREREQRRERDATERDRDTDFRRRIAGDERRSTTDDRQAVVHGGGGVLIPRSIPVNNPADFGSGSRFRLWVSVWFRFRSNTVNGSDSAQTESTRSTPESTRVKLRSTEQFGSTVKVSQQESRAVVKSNPVRFSLFSSGQ; encoded by the exons atgaccaccaccaccaccgtcgtctGGTGGTGGTGCTACGACGAAACAGAGCGAGAGAAAGGGGAACGGAGGAGAGAGAGGGAACAGAGGAGAGAGAGGGACGCGACTGAGAGAGATCGGGACACCGATTTCCGGCGACGGATCGCCGGTGACGAACGGCGGAGCACGACGGACGACAGACAAGCCGTCGTCCACGGCGGTGGTGGCGTTTTGATTCCGAGAAGCATTCCGGTCAACAATCCAGCAG ATTTCGGATCAGGATCGCGGTTCAGATTGTGGGTTTCGGTTTGGTTCAGGTTTCGGTCAAACACAGTCAACGGTTCGGACTCGGCTCAAaccgagtcgactcggtcaacaCCTGAGTCAACTCGGGTTAAACTTCGGTCAACAGAGCAGTTCGGGTCAACAGTCAAAGTCAGTCAACAGGAGTCAAGGGCAGTCGTCAAGTCAAACCCGGTCAGATTCAGTTTGTTCAGTTCGGGCCAATAG